TATGTAGAGGGCTTTGCCATCTAACGTCCGATTGAGGGCACTTCTCATCTCTTGCTTTCGTGTCCTATACCTCTTGAATGGGTTTCTGATTTTTCGTTTGTTGATTGTTTTAAGGCATTGTCTAATACATAATCATAAACtgtgattaaagaattttgtaTGATATATGTTGGCGTCTTTAGTGGGAGAAAAACGAGGCCGTATAGAGTAATGTTGTTATGTCTCCCTCGTACATCTTGTGTACACCTTTGTAGTTATTAGTTGAATGCAGGTGTGCTTGACTATTTGAATGACCAGGCAGGAAGACGGTTGAATGCAGAGGCCTGCTCCCCAAAATAGGAAAGTTGCAATTTAATCTCCctataaatgatgaaattataagtAAATGTATGATAAAATTGCTGCAATTTTTTAATGAACAAAAGGGGGAACAAGTATTTTTTCCAAGGGGGACTAATGGAGAGTTGCAGGATTCCTTTGACCGAGAGTAGCTGAAGCTTTGGCGTTGAAGGAAACTTTAAACTGGCTAGTAAGAAATTGTGTGACTGGAGGAATCATTTATATTGATGCTTAAGAAGTTTCAACAGCTCTTAATTCGACAGATGATGACGGGTCTGAGTTTGGTAAATTCtacttaaaaacaaattaatataattaatttttaataacacGTGTCAAATATCGACAACTTTTAAacctaataataaaaacattatattataaacataaaagttTGGATTCAATATCCAATAACTCTATTTTCAGccatattatataaaaaaataaaaatcctgtGGGAATTAAAGCATAGATAATGAGGACTGACTTTTTGACTACAAATGTGCATGCTTGCCTGGTGGAACTGATTTGATGTGCCGCACATTTCTTTTTCCTCGGTGATTTGATGTGCGATATATATTCATAGCAAGACGAATCTTTCCGCATTGCGCGAAGTGAGCAAATTCCTCATcccaatttttatatataatgtcttttttctttataaagaataattaagttgtaatgatgaaaaaattaatgagATTTTTTGGTTAACTAAAATTAGTAtgaattaatttgatcattaataaATGGAGATGTGTTGGTGTGACATGCCATGTTTGTatgattttagtttaaaattgtGATGggattaattatataattttatttagaataacTAAATAAGAACTGAGTATAACACTTGCTACGAATCTGAACATTTACTTTGATGTAattgaaaattgttttaaacAATAAAGACTGAGAGTATGTGTATACTAGATTTTGTGGATCATAATGGTTTGATAAATGATAATCAGGGCTTAGCCCTCCAATTTACCGCAAAAGAAGTAAATGCTAATTAAGGACTCGTTTactattgtttttaaaaagtatttttggaataaaaaagatatttttacgataaaaacactactaaataatatatttttaaaattcccaAACCACAAACAGAAAATTCCTCAAAAATGCTTTTTGAGAAGTAATATGCTAGACTGCGTAATTAATGCTGCAGCCCTTCCATTTTGCCCGCCTAACTGCCATTTCAAAAATTGGCTCTCAAACAAAAGCAACCCCAAACAAACGTATGATTTATAGTTGTATCCTCATAGTCATCCTCCTTTCCAGTTAATTAATGAACAAACGAGGCATCTTCTCAAAATCCTCAATCAACGCCAACAATTTTGTATCTCTTTATCCATTTTGCTTCTCGTcttccaaattttcttcctcATCATCGCCCAAACCCCCGTCTTACCGTCTCTCTTCATTCATTGCCTCCCTCCAATCATGCGCCCATCAAAAGAAACTCACACAAGGCAAGCAACTCCACTCTTACATGCTCAGGAATGGCCTCCTTCAAGCCTCCCCCGCGTCCCTCACCAGTCTCATCAACATGTATTCCAAATGCAACCAAATGACCCATGCCCTTTCCTTATTGCAAACTGCCCCTCAAAGCCcaaacattttttcttttaatgcaATAATTTCTGGGTTTATCACGAATGAAGATCCCATTCAAGGGTTGAAGGTTTACAGGGAAATGAGGGTTCTTGGTATTTTCCCTGATAAATACACGTTTCCCTGTTTGCTTAAAGGTTTTTGTGATATTATGGAGGTTTTAGAGGTTCGGAAGATTCATGGGTTGGTTTTTAAACTTGGGTTGGACTTAGATTTGTATGTTGGGAGTGGTTTGGTTAAATGCTATTTGAAGTTTTCATTCATAGAGGATGCTGAAAAAGTGTTCGATGAATTGATTGTGAGAGATGTTGTGCTTTGGAATGCTATGGTTAATGGGTATGCGCAGGTTGGGCAGTTCGATGAGGCTTTGGGAGTGTTTAAGAAGATGTGTTTAGAAGGGGTTGAAATGAGTAGTTTCACGGTTACTGGAGTTTTGTCGGTTTTTGCAATGACAGGAGATGTGGACAATGGGAGGGCAATTCATGGAGTGGTCGTGAAAATGGGGTATGGCTCCAGTATCGTTGTGTCAAATACTTTGATTGATATGTATGGGAAGTGTAAGTGTGCTAGTGAAGCATTGGAGATCTTCAAAATGATGGATGAGAGGGATACTTTTTCTTGGaattcaattttgtttgttCATGAACAATGCGGTGATCATGATGAAACATTGAGACTCTTTCGAGTGATGTTAAGGGATGGCATTCAGCCCGACTTGATCACTTTGACCACTGTGCTTCCTTCTTGTACTCAGATGGCAGCACTGATGCATGGTAAGGAGATTCATGGCCATATGATTATTAATGGGTTGACAAAAGATGGAAAGGAAGAAGATATTGATGATGTTCTTATCACCAATGGTATTATGGATATGTATGCGAAATGTGGGAGTATGAGAGAGGCTCATTTGGTTTTTGATAAGATGAGCCATAAGGATGTTGCGTCCTGGAACATTTTAATCATGGGTTATGGCATACATGGTTATGGAAGTGAGGCATTGGATATGTTTTCGCTCATGTGTGAGAGTGAATTTAAGCCTGATGATGTCACATTTGTGGGGGTCCTGTCAGCCTGCAGCCATGCTGGCTTTGTGAGCCTAGGGCGTGAACTCCTAGGGCAAATGAAGTCAAAGTATGGTGTTGTTCCTACCATAGACCATTATACTTGTGTAGTTGACATGCTCGGTCGGGCTGGCCAGCTTGAGGAGGCTTATCAGTTGGCTCTAGTATCGCCTACTGAGTCCAATGCTGTTGTGTGGAGGGCCTTATTGGCGGCATGCCGGCTCCATGGAAACTCAGATATAGCTGAGGCCATTGCGAAGCATGTGTTTCAGATTGAGCCTGAGCATAGTGGTAGTTATGTATTGATGTCCAATGTTTATGTAGCAGCTGGGAAATACAAAGAAGTATTGGATGTTAGAAACATGATGAAGCAACAAAATGTCAGGAAATTACCGGGGTGTAGCTGGATTGAAGTCAAGAATGGAATCCATGCCTTTATTAATGGTGATCGGACGCATCCTGGATCAAACTCTATTTATGATGGATTGCACTCATTGACTGCTCTTTTGCACGAACACGACTATGTACCAGACTTCTAGTGATATATTCTCATGGCAATAAATGACGGATTGcttttccatcttttcttcGTACGTGGATACAACCTTAAAATCTCGGGTCCAGAATAAGATATGAATGAGAAATAACGCCAACAAACCCCATATAATTCATGGTTCAATTATGGAATAAGGAAACGCTTGGAATGGAGCAGTATAATCAGCTAATAATTGTCTGGTTGCATGGGCATGGCAATTGGCAGGTACCTAGCActgaatgaaattttttgtaTAATGATAAGATAAACTTCTATAATATGCTTTAGGGAAAGAACTAGCTGACCGACTTGTATGCTGAAACTTTTCCGCCTGTAGTCTAGTCCAAGATTGATTACACGTTTTGGagttttggttattttaaaGCTATTTAGAAGACGAGATGTCAAATGGAGTTCTGATAATGTTATGTATGCTAGGTAAAATTTTACATGGCATGTACATGAGCTATAACAATCTTTTGTTATAGTTTTTCTGATTTCACTCTTGGATTGAGATAacccaataagataattacatgtaaaaaataataaaataaataatacattaaattaaaaataaatcttaatttaaagaaaataaacataattatttaaaaaattaacttagtAGAAAAACTTCTCAAGAAACAAACCTATGAAAGATTGAAaccttttgaaagaaaagaaaaatt
This sequence is a window from Gossypium raimondii isolate GPD5lz chromosome 5, ASM2569854v1, whole genome shotgun sequence. Protein-coding genes within it:
- the LOC105771141 gene encoding pentatricopeptide repeat-containing protein At3g14730; its protein translation is MNKRGIFSKSSINANNFVSLYPFCFSSSKFSSSSSPKPPSYRLSSFIASLQSCAHQKKLTQGKQLHSYMLRNGLLQASPASLTSLINMYSKCNQMTHALSLLQTAPQSPNIFSFNAIISGFITNEDPIQGLKVYREMRVLGIFPDKYTFPCLLKGFCDIMEVLEVRKIHGLVFKLGLDLDLYVGSGLVKCYLKFSFIEDAEKVFDELIVRDVVLWNAMVNGYAQVGQFDEALGVFKKMCLEGVEMSSFTVTGVLSVFAMTGDVDNGRAIHGVVVKMGYGSSIVVSNTLIDMYGKCKCASEALEIFKMMDERDTFSWNSILFVHEQCGDHDETLRLFRVMLRDGIQPDLITLTTVLPSCTQMAALMHGKEIHGHMIINGLTKDGKEEDIDDVLITNGIMDMYAKCGSMREAHLVFDKMSHKDVASWNILIMGYGIHGYGSEALDMFSLMCESEFKPDDVTFVGVLSACSHAGFVSLGRELLGQMKSKYGVVPTIDHYTCVVDMLGRAGQLEEAYQLALVSPTESNAVVWRALLAACRLHGNSDIAEAIAKHVFQIEPEHSGSYVLMSNVYVAAGKYKEVLDVRNMMKQQNVRKLPGCSWIEVKNGIHAFINGDRTHPGSNSIYDGLHSLTALLHEHDYVPDF